A single Bufo bufo chromosome 6, aBufBuf1.1, whole genome shotgun sequence DNA region contains:
- the NOP2 gene encoding probable 28S rRNA (cytosine(4447)-C(5))-methyltransferase isoform X4: MGRKLDPLRKAPRGPGRKSRKQPGAENELSKILSDDSEVKRLSSHGRKRAAKRRQVKEQKLKPSRPEAKQNGNVHAVLKEKVKRPGFSDDNAEWLKPAKRPRTEEEEEDEDDDDDDDDDDDDKEMKEELSDQEVDSGDEEAGNLEEEDDDDDDDDDDEEVEDNEEEEEESGDDKPAKELELSDSDDLEDDYGASSEDDDDDGGDDDELLPIEKAAEKQKKKSKREKTDDEQDIQLNVEADEHFTLPTTEEMDNQLSGPLDLTSVQERIKDIVAVLQDFAKRAGPHSRQEYLTVLRRDLATYYSYGDYMIEMLSDLFPVSELVDFLESCEVQRPVTIRTNTLKTRRRDLAQALINRGVNLDPLGKWSKTGLVIYDSSVPVGATPEYLAGHYMLQGASSLLPVIALAPQENERVLDMCCAPGGKTSYMAQLMKNTGVVVANDMNAERLRSVVGNLHRLGVTNCIICNYDGRQIPKVVGGFDRVLLDAPCSGTGIISKDPAVKTNKNAQDIQRCAHIQKELILSAIDSLDAQSNSGGYLVYCTCSITVEENECVVDYALKKRNVKLVPTGLDFGKEGFVRFKERRFHQSLRLACRFYPHTHNMDGFFIAKFRKFSNTIPSTKEGEKSGAEQTEKKEVEEKKANPKPAPQAQKKGQKTLPTKPGQKTLPTKPGQKTPPTKPGQKTPPTKPGQKTPPTKPGQKTPPTKPGQKTPPTKPGQKTPPTKPGQKTPPTKPGQKTPPPKPGQKTPPPKPGQKTPPPKPGQKTPPTKPGQKTPPTKPGQKTPSTEPGQKTPSTEPGQKTPSTEPGQSPESGQSAQKTKEKKRLKYIKNQKMLLKRQKLLLKKKKDKKKSK, from the exons ATGGGTAGGAAGTTAGACCCCCTAAGGAAAGCGCCGCGAGGACCCGGCCGGAAATCAAGAAAGCAGCCTGGAGCCGAGAACGAGCTGAGCAAAATCCTTAGCGATG ACTCCGAAGTAAAGCGCCTGTCCAGCCACGGCAGAAAGAG AGCAGCAAAGAGGCGACAAGTGAAAGAACAGAAACTGAAGCCAAGTAGACCAGAGGCGAAGCAGAACG GTAACGTACACGCTGTCCTGAAAGAGAAGGTAAAACGGCCTGGGTTCAGCGATGATAATGCCGAGTGGCTGAAACCTGCTAAGAGACCGAggacggaggaggaggaagaggatgaggatgatgatgatgatgatgatgatgatgatgatgataaggagATGAAGGAAGAACTCAGTGACCAAGAGGTAGACAGTGGAGATGAGGAAGCTGGAAATCTAGAagaagaggatgatgatgatgatgatgatgatgatgatgaagaggtggaggataatgaggaagaagaggaggagagtgGAGATGATAAACCTGCTAAAGAGCTGGAGCTTTCCGACAGTGATGATCTGGAAGATGACTATGGAGCATCCtcagaggatgatgatgatgatggtggtgaCGATGATG AGCTTCTTCCAATTGAGAAAGCCGCTGAGAAACAGAAGAAAAAGAGTAAAAG GGAGAAGACTGATGACGAACAAGACATTCAGCTCAATGTGGAGGCTGATGAGCATTTTACCCTGCCAACCACAGAGGAAATGGACAACCAAc TCTCCGGACCCCTGGACCTTACCAGCGTGCAGGAACGGATTAAGGATATCGTAGCTGTTTTACAAGATTTTGCCAAACGTGCAGGACCGCATTCAAGGCAGGAATACCTTACTGTGCTCCGCCGAGATCTCGCCACATACTACAGTTATGGTGACTACATGATTGAAATGCTCAGTGACCTGTTTCCAGTGTCAGAG TTGGTTGACTTTCTTGAATCCTGTGAGGTTCAGCGTCCAGTAACCATCAGAACCAACACTTTAAAGACCAGAAGACGTGACCTGGCACAG GCTCTTATAAACCGTGGGGTCAATTTGGATCCACTTGGCAAATGGTCAAAGACAGGGCTGGTCATTTATGATTCCTCTGTGCCAGTTG GCGCCACTCCTGAGTATCTAGCTGGACATTACATGCTGCAGGGAGCATCCAGTTTGTTACCAGTCATTGCTTTAGCTCCTCAAGAAAACGAGCGGGTCCTGGACATGTGCTGTGCTCCTGGCGGGAAGACCAGTTATATGG CCCAACTGATGAAGAACACGGGGGTTGTTGTCGCCAATGACATGAACGCCGAGCGCCTCCGCAGCGTAGTGGGAAACTTGCACAGACTGGGAGTCACAAACTGTATAATCTGCAATTATGATGGGCGGCAGATCCCTAAG GTTGTTGGAGGATTTGACCGGGTGCTCCTGGATGCTCCGTGCAGCGGAACTGGCATCATCAGCAAAGACCCAGCTGTGAAAACGAACAAG AACGCACAAGACATCCAGAGGTGCGCCCACATACAGAAGGAGCTGATCCTGAGCGCCATTGACTCTCTGGATGCCCAGTCTAATAGTGGAGGATACCTTGTCTATTGTACTTGCTCCATCACA GTGGAGGAGAATGAGTGCGTGGTGGATTACGCCCTGAAGAAGAGAAACGTCAAACTTGTACCAACAGGTCTGGACTTTGGCAAAGAAGGATTTGTGAG ATTCAAGGAGAGGCGATTCCACCAGTCTCTGCGCCTGGCATGCCGGTTTTACCCTCACACTCACAACATGGACGGCTTCTTCATCGCCAAATTTCGCAAATTTTCAAACACCATCCCATCTACTAAAGAAG GAGAAAAATCTGGTGCTGAGCAGACTGAGAAGAAAGAAGTAGAAGAGAAGAAAGCAAACCCTAAACCTGCACCCCAGGCGCagaagaaggggcagaagaccctGCCAACGAAACCAGGGCAGAAAACACTGCCAACGAAACCAGGGCAGAAGACCCCGCCGACGAAACCAGGGCAGAAGACCCCGCCGACGAAACCAGGGCAGAAGACCCCGCCGACGAAACCAGGGCAGAAGACCCCGCCGACGAAACCAGGGCAGAAGACCCCGCCGACGAAACCAGGGCAGAAGACCCCGCCGACGAAACCAGGGCAGAAGACCCCGCCGACGAAACCGGGGCAGAAGACTCCACCACCGAAACCGGGGCAGAAGACTCCACCACCGAAACCAGGGCAGAAGACTCCACCACCGAAACCGGGGCAGAAGACCCCGCCGACGAAACCggggcagaagaccccaccgacgA AACCAGGGCAGAAGACACCCTCAACAGAACCAGGGCAGAAGACACCCTCAACAGAACCAGGGCAGAAGACACCCTCAACAGAACCAGGGCAGTCCCCAGAATCAGGCCAGTCCGCCCAAAAAACAAAGGAAAAGAAGCGTCTGAAGTATATAAAAAATCAGAAGATGTTGCTGAAGAGGCAGAAGCTTTtattaaagaagaagaaagataaAAAGAAGAGTAAATAG
- the NOP2 gene encoding probable 28S rRNA (cytosine(4447)-C(5))-methyltransferase isoform X2, which translates to MGRKLDPLRKAPRGPGRKSRKQPGAENELSKILSDDSEVKRLSSHGRKRAAKRRQVKEQKLKPSRPEAKQNGNVHAVLKEKVKRPGFSDDNAEWLKPAKRPRTEEEEEDEDDDDDDDDDDDDKEMKEELSDQEVDSGDEEAGNLEEEDDDDDDDDDDEEVEDNEEEEEESGDDKPAKELELSDSDDLEDDYGASSEDDDDDGGDDDLLPIEKAAEKQKKKSKREKTDDEQDIQLNVEADEHFTLPTTEEMDNQLSGPLDLTSVQERIKDIVAVLQDFAKRAGPHSRQEYLTVLRRDLATYYSYGDYMIEMLSDLFPVSELVDFLESCEVQRPVTIRTNTLKTRRRDLAQALINRGVNLDPLGKWSKTGLVIYDSSVPVGATPEYLAGHYMLQGASSLLPVIALAPQENERVLDMCCAPGGKTSYMAQLMKNTGVVVANDMNAERLRSVVGNLHRLGVTNCIICNYDGRQIPKVVGGFDRVLLDAPCSGTGIISKDPAVKTNKNAQDIQRCAHIQKELILSAIDSLDAQSNSGGYLVYCTCSITVEENECVVDYALKKRNVKLVPTGLDFGKEGFVRFKERRFHQSLRLACRFYPHTHNMDGFFIAKFRKFSNTIPSTKEGEKSGAEQTEKKEVEEKKANPKPAPQAQKKGQKTLPTKPGQKTLPTKPGQKTPPTKPGQKTPPTKPGQKTPPTKPGQKTPPTKPGQKTPPTKPGQKTPPTKPGQKTPPTKPGQKTPPPKPGQKTPPPKPGQKTPPPKPGQKTPPTKPGQKTPPTKSGQKTPSTEPGQKTPSTVPGQKTPSTEPGQKTPSTEPGQKTPSTEPGQKTPSTEPGQSPESGQSAQKTKEKKRLKYIKNQKMLLKRQKLLLKKKKDKKKSK; encoded by the exons ATGGGTAGGAAGTTAGACCCCCTAAGGAAAGCGCCGCGAGGACCCGGCCGGAAATCAAGAAAGCAGCCTGGAGCCGAGAACGAGCTGAGCAAAATCCTTAGCGATG ACTCCGAAGTAAAGCGCCTGTCCAGCCACGGCAGAAAGAG AGCAGCAAAGAGGCGACAAGTGAAAGAACAGAAACTGAAGCCAAGTAGACCAGAGGCGAAGCAGAACG GTAACGTACACGCTGTCCTGAAAGAGAAGGTAAAACGGCCTGGGTTCAGCGATGATAATGCCGAGTGGCTGAAACCTGCTAAGAGACCGAggacggaggaggaggaagaggatgaggatgatgatgatgatgatgatgatgatgatgatgataaggagATGAAGGAAGAACTCAGTGACCAAGAGGTAGACAGTGGAGATGAGGAAGCTGGAAATCTAGAagaagaggatgatgatgatgatgatgatgatgatgatgaagaggtggaggataatgaggaagaagaggaggagagtgGAGATGATAAACCTGCTAAAGAGCTGGAGCTTTCCGACAGTGATGATCTGGAAGATGACTATGGAGCATCCtcagaggatgatgatgatgatggtggtgaCGATGAT CTTCTTCCAATTGAGAAAGCCGCTGAGAAACAGAAGAAAAAGAGTAAAAG GGAGAAGACTGATGACGAACAAGACATTCAGCTCAATGTGGAGGCTGATGAGCATTTTACCCTGCCAACCACAGAGGAAATGGACAACCAAc TCTCCGGACCCCTGGACCTTACCAGCGTGCAGGAACGGATTAAGGATATCGTAGCTGTTTTACAAGATTTTGCCAAACGTGCAGGACCGCATTCAAGGCAGGAATACCTTACTGTGCTCCGCCGAGATCTCGCCACATACTACAGTTATGGTGACTACATGATTGAAATGCTCAGTGACCTGTTTCCAGTGTCAGAG TTGGTTGACTTTCTTGAATCCTGTGAGGTTCAGCGTCCAGTAACCATCAGAACCAACACTTTAAAGACCAGAAGACGTGACCTGGCACAG GCTCTTATAAACCGTGGGGTCAATTTGGATCCACTTGGCAAATGGTCAAAGACAGGGCTGGTCATTTATGATTCCTCTGTGCCAGTTG GCGCCACTCCTGAGTATCTAGCTGGACATTACATGCTGCAGGGAGCATCCAGTTTGTTACCAGTCATTGCTTTAGCTCCTCAAGAAAACGAGCGGGTCCTGGACATGTGCTGTGCTCCTGGCGGGAAGACCAGTTATATGG CCCAACTGATGAAGAACACGGGGGTTGTTGTCGCCAATGACATGAACGCCGAGCGCCTCCGCAGCGTAGTGGGAAACTTGCACAGACTGGGAGTCACAAACTGTATAATCTGCAATTATGATGGGCGGCAGATCCCTAAG GTTGTTGGAGGATTTGACCGGGTGCTCCTGGATGCTCCGTGCAGCGGAACTGGCATCATCAGCAAAGACCCAGCTGTGAAAACGAACAAG AACGCACAAGACATCCAGAGGTGCGCCCACATACAGAAGGAGCTGATCCTGAGCGCCATTGACTCTCTGGATGCCCAGTCTAATAGTGGAGGATACCTTGTCTATTGTACTTGCTCCATCACA GTGGAGGAGAATGAGTGCGTGGTGGATTACGCCCTGAAGAAGAGAAACGTCAAACTTGTACCAACAGGTCTGGACTTTGGCAAAGAAGGATTTGTGAG ATTCAAGGAGAGGCGATTCCACCAGTCTCTGCGCCTGGCATGCCGGTTTTACCCTCACACTCACAACATGGACGGCTTCTTCATCGCCAAATTTCGCAAATTTTCAAACACCATCCCATCTACTAAAGAAG GAGAAAAATCTGGTGCTGAGCAGACTGAGAAGAAAGAAGTAGAAGAGAAGAAAGCAAACCCTAAACCTGCACCCCAGGCGCagaagaaggggcagaagaccctGCCAACGAAACCAGGGCAGAAAACACTGCCAACGAAACCAGGGCAGAAGACCCCGCCGACGAAACCAGGGCAGAAGACCCCGCCGACGAAACCAGGGCAGAAGACCCCGCCGACGAAACCAGGGCAGAAGACCCCGCCGACGAAACCAGGGCAGAAGACCCCGCCGACGAAACCAGGGCAGAAGACCCCGCCGACGAAACCAGGGCAGAAGACCCCGCCGACGAAACCGGGGCAGAAGACTCCACCACCGAAACCGGGGCAGAAGACTCCACCACCGAAACCAGGGCAGAAGACTCCACCACCGAAACCGGGGCAGAAGACCCCGCCGACGAAACCggggcagaagaccccaccgacgAAATCGGGGCAGAAGACACCCTCAACAGAACCAGGGCAGAAGACACCCTCAACAGTACCAGGGCAGAAGACACCCTCAACAGAACCAGGGCAGAAGACACCCTCAACAGAACCAGGGCAGAAGACACCCTCAACAGAACCAGGGCAGAAGACACCCTCAACAGAACCAGGGCAGTCCCCAGAATCAGGCCAGTCCGCCCAAAAAACAAAGGAAAAGAAGCGTCTGAAGTATATAAAAAATCAGAAGATGTTGCTGAAGAGGCAGAAGCTTTtattaaagaagaagaaagataaAAAGAAGAGTAAATAG
- the NOP2 gene encoding probable 28S rRNA (cytosine(4447)-C(5))-methyltransferase isoform X3 — MGRKLDPLRKAPRGPGRKSRKQPGAENELSKILSDDSEVKRLSSHGRKRAAKRRQVKEQKLKPSRPEAKQNGNVHAVLKEKVKRPGFSDDNAEWLKPAKRPRTEEEEEDEDDDDDDDDDDDDKEMKEELSDQEVDSGDEEAGNLEEEDDDDDNEEEEEESGDDKPAKELELSDSDDLEDDYGASSEDDDDDGGDDDELLPIEKAAEKQKKKSKREKTDDEQDIQLNVEADEHFTLPTTEEMDNQLSGPLDLTSVQERIKDIVAVLQDFAKRAGPHSRQEYLTVLRRDLATYYSYGDYMIEMLSDLFPVSELVDFLESCEVQRPVTIRTNTLKTRRRDLAQALINRGVNLDPLGKWSKTGLVIYDSSVPVGATPEYLAGHYMLQGASSLLPVIALAPQENERVLDMCCAPGGKTSYMAQLMKNTGVVVANDMNAERLRSVVGNLHRLGVTNCIICNYDGRQIPKVVGGFDRVLLDAPCSGTGIISKDPAVKTNKNAQDIQRCAHIQKELILSAIDSLDAQSNSGGYLVYCTCSITVEENECVVDYALKKRNVKLVPTGLDFGKEGFVRFKERRFHQSLRLACRFYPHTHNMDGFFIAKFRKFSNTIPSTKEGEKSGAEQTEKKEVEEKKANPKPAPQAQKKGQKTLPTKPGQKTLPTKPGQKTPPTKPGQKTPPTKPGQKTPPTKPGQKTPPTKPGQKTPPTKPGQKTPPTKPGQKTPPTKPGQKTPPPKPGQKTPPPKPGQKTPPPKPGQKTPPTKPGQKTPPTKSGQKTPSTEPGQKTPSTVPGQKTPSTEPGQKTPSTEPGQKTPSTEPGQKTPSTEPGQSPESGQSAQKTKEKKRLKYIKNQKMLLKRQKLLLKKKKDKKKSK; from the exons ATGGGTAGGAAGTTAGACCCCCTAAGGAAAGCGCCGCGAGGACCCGGCCGGAAATCAAGAAAGCAGCCTGGAGCCGAGAACGAGCTGAGCAAAATCCTTAGCGATG ACTCCGAAGTAAAGCGCCTGTCCAGCCACGGCAGAAAGAG AGCAGCAAAGAGGCGACAAGTGAAAGAACAGAAACTGAAGCCAAGTAGACCAGAGGCGAAGCAGAACG GTAACGTACACGCTGTCCTGAAAGAGAAGGTAAAACGGCCTGGGTTCAGCGATGATAATGCCGAGTGGCTGAAACCTGCTAAGAGACCGAggacggaggaggaggaagaggatgaggatgatgatgatgatgatgatgatgatgatgatgataaggagATGAAGGAAGAACTCAGTGACCAAGAGGTAGACAGTGGAGATGAGGAAGCTGGAAATCTAGAagaagaggatgatgatgat gataatgaggaagaagaggaggagagtgGAGATGATAAACCTGCTAAAGAGCTGGAGCTTTCCGACAGTGATGATCTGGAAGATGACTATGGAGCATCCtcagaggatgatgatgatgatggtggtgaCGATGATG AGCTTCTTCCAATTGAGAAAGCCGCTGAGAAACAGAAGAAAAAGAGTAAAAG GGAGAAGACTGATGACGAACAAGACATTCAGCTCAATGTGGAGGCTGATGAGCATTTTACCCTGCCAACCACAGAGGAAATGGACAACCAAc TCTCCGGACCCCTGGACCTTACCAGCGTGCAGGAACGGATTAAGGATATCGTAGCTGTTTTACAAGATTTTGCCAAACGTGCAGGACCGCATTCAAGGCAGGAATACCTTACTGTGCTCCGCCGAGATCTCGCCACATACTACAGTTATGGTGACTACATGATTGAAATGCTCAGTGACCTGTTTCCAGTGTCAGAG TTGGTTGACTTTCTTGAATCCTGTGAGGTTCAGCGTCCAGTAACCATCAGAACCAACACTTTAAAGACCAGAAGACGTGACCTGGCACAG GCTCTTATAAACCGTGGGGTCAATTTGGATCCACTTGGCAAATGGTCAAAGACAGGGCTGGTCATTTATGATTCCTCTGTGCCAGTTG GCGCCACTCCTGAGTATCTAGCTGGACATTACATGCTGCAGGGAGCATCCAGTTTGTTACCAGTCATTGCTTTAGCTCCTCAAGAAAACGAGCGGGTCCTGGACATGTGCTGTGCTCCTGGCGGGAAGACCAGTTATATGG CCCAACTGATGAAGAACACGGGGGTTGTTGTCGCCAATGACATGAACGCCGAGCGCCTCCGCAGCGTAGTGGGAAACTTGCACAGACTGGGAGTCACAAACTGTATAATCTGCAATTATGATGGGCGGCAGATCCCTAAG GTTGTTGGAGGATTTGACCGGGTGCTCCTGGATGCTCCGTGCAGCGGAACTGGCATCATCAGCAAAGACCCAGCTGTGAAAACGAACAAG AACGCACAAGACATCCAGAGGTGCGCCCACATACAGAAGGAGCTGATCCTGAGCGCCATTGACTCTCTGGATGCCCAGTCTAATAGTGGAGGATACCTTGTCTATTGTACTTGCTCCATCACA GTGGAGGAGAATGAGTGCGTGGTGGATTACGCCCTGAAGAAGAGAAACGTCAAACTTGTACCAACAGGTCTGGACTTTGGCAAAGAAGGATTTGTGAG ATTCAAGGAGAGGCGATTCCACCAGTCTCTGCGCCTGGCATGCCGGTTTTACCCTCACACTCACAACATGGACGGCTTCTTCATCGCCAAATTTCGCAAATTTTCAAACACCATCCCATCTACTAAAGAAG GAGAAAAATCTGGTGCTGAGCAGACTGAGAAGAAAGAAGTAGAAGAGAAGAAAGCAAACCCTAAACCTGCACCCCAGGCGCagaagaaggggcagaagaccctGCCAACGAAACCAGGGCAGAAAACACTGCCAACGAAACCAGGGCAGAAGACCCCGCCGACGAAACCAGGGCAGAAGACCCCGCCGACGAAACCAGGGCAGAAGACCCCGCCGACGAAACCAGGGCAGAAGACCCCGCCGACGAAACCAGGGCAGAAGACCCCGCCGACGAAACCAGGGCAGAAGACCCCGCCGACGAAACCAGGGCAGAAGACCCCGCCGACGAAACCGGGGCAGAAGACTCCACCACCGAAACCGGGGCAGAAGACTCCACCACCGAAACCAGGGCAGAAGACTCCACCACCGAAACCGGGGCAGAAGACCCCGCCGACGAAACCggggcagaagaccccaccgacgAAATCGGGGCAGAAGACACCCTCAACAGAACCAGGGCAGAAGACACCCTCAACAGTACCAGGGCAGAAGACACCCTCAACAGAACCAGGGCAGAAGACACCCTCAACAGAACCAGGGCAGAAGACACCCTCAACAGAACCAGGGCAGAAGACACCCTCAACAGAACCAGGGCAGTCCCCAGAATCAGGCCAGTCCGCCCAAAAAACAAAGGAAAAGAAGCGTCTGAAGTATATAAAAAATCAGAAGATGTTGCTGAAGAGGCAGAAGCTTTtattaaagaagaagaaagataaAAAGAAGAGTAAATAG
- the NOP2 gene encoding probable 28S rRNA (cytosine(4447)-C(5))-methyltransferase isoform X1, whose product MGRKLDPLRKAPRGPGRKSRKQPGAENELSKILSDDSEVKRLSSHGRKRAAKRRQVKEQKLKPSRPEAKQNGNVHAVLKEKVKRPGFSDDNAEWLKPAKRPRTEEEEEDEDDDDDDDDDDDDKEMKEELSDQEVDSGDEEAGNLEEEDDDDDDDDDDEEVEDNEEEEEESGDDKPAKELELSDSDDLEDDYGASSEDDDDDGGDDDELLPIEKAAEKQKKKSKREKTDDEQDIQLNVEADEHFTLPTTEEMDNQLSGPLDLTSVQERIKDIVAVLQDFAKRAGPHSRQEYLTVLRRDLATYYSYGDYMIEMLSDLFPVSELVDFLESCEVQRPVTIRTNTLKTRRRDLAQALINRGVNLDPLGKWSKTGLVIYDSSVPVGATPEYLAGHYMLQGASSLLPVIALAPQENERVLDMCCAPGGKTSYMAQLMKNTGVVVANDMNAERLRSVVGNLHRLGVTNCIICNYDGRQIPKVVGGFDRVLLDAPCSGTGIISKDPAVKTNKNAQDIQRCAHIQKELILSAIDSLDAQSNSGGYLVYCTCSITVEENECVVDYALKKRNVKLVPTGLDFGKEGFVRFKERRFHQSLRLACRFYPHTHNMDGFFIAKFRKFSNTIPSTKEGEKSGAEQTEKKEVEEKKANPKPAPQAQKKGQKTLPTKPGQKTLPTKPGQKTPPTKPGQKTPPTKPGQKTPPTKPGQKTPPTKPGQKTPPTKPGQKTPPTKPGQKTPPTKPGQKTPPPKPGQKTPPPKPGQKTPPPKPGQKTPPTKPGQKTPPTKSGQKTPSTEPGQKTPSTVPGQKTPSTEPGQKTPSTEPGQKTPSTEPGQKTPSTEPGQSPESGQSAQKTKEKKRLKYIKNQKMLLKRQKLLLKKKKDKKKSK is encoded by the exons ATGGGTAGGAAGTTAGACCCCCTAAGGAAAGCGCCGCGAGGACCCGGCCGGAAATCAAGAAAGCAGCCTGGAGCCGAGAACGAGCTGAGCAAAATCCTTAGCGATG ACTCCGAAGTAAAGCGCCTGTCCAGCCACGGCAGAAAGAG AGCAGCAAAGAGGCGACAAGTGAAAGAACAGAAACTGAAGCCAAGTAGACCAGAGGCGAAGCAGAACG GTAACGTACACGCTGTCCTGAAAGAGAAGGTAAAACGGCCTGGGTTCAGCGATGATAATGCCGAGTGGCTGAAACCTGCTAAGAGACCGAggacggaggaggaggaagaggatgaggatgatgatgatgatgatgatgatgatgatgatgataaggagATGAAGGAAGAACTCAGTGACCAAGAGGTAGACAGTGGAGATGAGGAAGCTGGAAATCTAGAagaagaggatgatgatgatgatgatgatgatgatgatgaagaggtggaggataatgaggaagaagaggaggagagtgGAGATGATAAACCTGCTAAAGAGCTGGAGCTTTCCGACAGTGATGATCTGGAAGATGACTATGGAGCATCCtcagaggatgatgatgatgatggtggtgaCGATGATG AGCTTCTTCCAATTGAGAAAGCCGCTGAGAAACAGAAGAAAAAGAGTAAAAG GGAGAAGACTGATGACGAACAAGACATTCAGCTCAATGTGGAGGCTGATGAGCATTTTACCCTGCCAACCACAGAGGAAATGGACAACCAAc TCTCCGGACCCCTGGACCTTACCAGCGTGCAGGAACGGATTAAGGATATCGTAGCTGTTTTACAAGATTTTGCCAAACGTGCAGGACCGCATTCAAGGCAGGAATACCTTACTGTGCTCCGCCGAGATCTCGCCACATACTACAGTTATGGTGACTACATGATTGAAATGCTCAGTGACCTGTTTCCAGTGTCAGAG TTGGTTGACTTTCTTGAATCCTGTGAGGTTCAGCGTCCAGTAACCATCAGAACCAACACTTTAAAGACCAGAAGACGTGACCTGGCACAG GCTCTTATAAACCGTGGGGTCAATTTGGATCCACTTGGCAAATGGTCAAAGACAGGGCTGGTCATTTATGATTCCTCTGTGCCAGTTG GCGCCACTCCTGAGTATCTAGCTGGACATTACATGCTGCAGGGAGCATCCAGTTTGTTACCAGTCATTGCTTTAGCTCCTCAAGAAAACGAGCGGGTCCTGGACATGTGCTGTGCTCCTGGCGGGAAGACCAGTTATATGG CCCAACTGATGAAGAACACGGGGGTTGTTGTCGCCAATGACATGAACGCCGAGCGCCTCCGCAGCGTAGTGGGAAACTTGCACAGACTGGGAGTCACAAACTGTATAATCTGCAATTATGATGGGCGGCAGATCCCTAAG GTTGTTGGAGGATTTGACCGGGTGCTCCTGGATGCTCCGTGCAGCGGAACTGGCATCATCAGCAAAGACCCAGCTGTGAAAACGAACAAG AACGCACAAGACATCCAGAGGTGCGCCCACATACAGAAGGAGCTGATCCTGAGCGCCATTGACTCTCTGGATGCCCAGTCTAATAGTGGAGGATACCTTGTCTATTGTACTTGCTCCATCACA GTGGAGGAGAATGAGTGCGTGGTGGATTACGCCCTGAAGAAGAGAAACGTCAAACTTGTACCAACAGGTCTGGACTTTGGCAAAGAAGGATTTGTGAG ATTCAAGGAGAGGCGATTCCACCAGTCTCTGCGCCTGGCATGCCGGTTTTACCCTCACACTCACAACATGGACGGCTTCTTCATCGCCAAATTTCGCAAATTTTCAAACACCATCCCATCTACTAAAGAAG GAGAAAAATCTGGTGCTGAGCAGACTGAGAAGAAAGAAGTAGAAGAGAAGAAAGCAAACCCTAAACCTGCACCCCAGGCGCagaagaaggggcagaagaccctGCCAACGAAACCAGGGCAGAAAACACTGCCAACGAAACCAGGGCAGAAGACCCCGCCGACGAAACCAGGGCAGAAGACCCCGCCGACGAAACCAGGGCAGAAGACCCCGCCGACGAAACCAGGGCAGAAGACCCCGCCGACGAAACCAGGGCAGAAGACCCCGCCGACGAAACCAGGGCAGAAGACCCCGCCGACGAAACCAGGGCAGAAGACCCCGCCGACGAAACCGGGGCAGAAGACTCCACCACCGAAACCGGGGCAGAAGACTCCACCACCGAAACCAGGGCAGAAGACTCCACCACCGAAACCGGGGCAGAAGACCCCGCCGACGAAACCggggcagaagaccccaccgacgAAATCGGGGCAGAAGACACCCTCAACAGAACCAGGGCAGAAGACACCCTCAACAGTACCAGGGCAGAAGACACCCTCAACAGAACCAGGGCAGAAGACACCCTCAACAGAACCAGGGCAGAAGACACCCTCAACAGAACCAGGGCAGAAGACACCCTCAACAGAACCAGGGCAGTCCCCAGAATCAGGCCAGTCCGCCCAAAAAACAAAGGAAAAGAAGCGTCTGAAGTATATAAAAAATCAGAAGATGTTGCTGAAGAGGCAGAAGCTTTtattaaagaagaagaaagataaAAAGAAGAGTAAATAG